One window from the genome of Cardiocondyla obscurior isolate alpha-2009 linkage group LG04, Cobs3.1, whole genome shotgun sequence encodes:
- the L(3)87df gene encoding cytochrome c oxidase assembly protein COX20, mitochondrial: MDVDSMSEDDQSKTVTLFGRDIRKIPCFKQSMLNGIYGGILGGLAAFMYTSRIKLATNVALGSYMGVTVIYWCYCRYDYVQQKYVVRDLQNILRQKSAGIDQVKEVAHEHQKQLADA; the protein is encoded by the coding sequence ATGGACGTCGACAGCATGAGCGAGGACGATCAGTCCAAGACGGTGACGCTATTCGGCCGGGACATCAGGAAGATTCCCTGCTTCAAACAGAGCATGCTGAACGGGATCTACGGCGGCATCCTGGGCGGTCTGGCCGCCTTCATGTATACTAGCCGAATTAAACTGGCGACGAACGTTGCCCTGGGATCTTACATGGGCGTCACCGTAATATACTGGTGTTACTGTCGGTATGATTACGTGCAGCAAAAATACGTCGTGCGAGATCTTCAAAATATCCTTCGCCAGAAATCCGCCGGCATAGACCAGGTCAAGGAAGTCGCCCACGAGCACCAGAAGCAACTGGCAGATGCATGA